A single Pedobacter sp. PACM 27299 DNA region contains:
- a CDS encoding universal stress protein, translating into MDKIIVTTDQSVNSKSAIRFAINMARTRKAELVILHVYHVLRPFIWSENAYQVYKQSFVNQTKKEITVFVDKILKSMNLSGLNFELVMIDDDDVTEGVLKFTAQYPCDYICIASRGAGTIKKIFGTHTSKLIARSKVPVICIPSSYRNRPCKRVLYATDMKNYELELSKLITFVKPIDAHLRMIHLASNNELVVDKASVELSIQKKLNYKVEVINREWNILHTTLQDISTEVKRYKPSIIAFFTHQKRSIIEKLVLPSNAEECSFYSKIPIISFKKE; encoded by the coding sequence ATGGATAAAATAATTGTCACGACTGATCAGTCTGTAAATTCAAAATCTGCTATACGTTTTGCCATTAACATGGCCAGAACTAGGAAAGCAGAATTAGTTATCTTGCACGTTTATCATGTATTGAGACCTTTTATATGGTCTGAAAATGCTTATCAGGTTTACAAACAGTCTTTTGTAAATCAAACCAAGAAGGAGATCACTGTGTTTGTAGATAAAATCCTCAAATCGATGAATTTGTCGGGACTAAACTTTGAGCTAGTCATGATTGATGATGATGATGTTACAGAAGGGGTTTTAAAATTTACAGCTCAGTATCCTTGTGACTATATCTGCATCGCCAGCAGAGGAGCCGGGACCATAAAAAAAATATTTGGAACTCACACCTCCAAACTGATCGCCCGGTCAAAAGTACCTGTAATTTGCATCCCTTCTAGCTACCGCAACAGGCCTTGCAAGCGAGTGCTTTACGCTACAGATATGAAGAATTATGAACTTGAACTTTCTAAATTAATAACTTTTGTAAAGCCAATTGATGCACATCTGAGGATGATTCACCTTGCTTCCAATAATGAACTTGTTGTAGATAAAGCGTCAGTTGAGTTAAGTATTCAAAAGAAATTGAACTATAAAGTTGAAGTAATCAATCGGGAATGGAATATTTTACATACCACACTCCAGGATATTAGTACGGAAGTAAAGCGCTATAAGCCATCAATAATTGCATTCTTTACCCATCAAAAACGATCCATTATAGAGAAATTAGTACTTCCTTCAAATGCTGAAGAATGTAGCTTTTATAGTAAAATACCCATCATTTCCTTTAAAAAGGAATGA
- a CDS encoding MlaE family ABC transporter permease: MSLVIRFKNFLDETGNIARFTGRFFSVGIKPRYENKEFFNQCYTIGYRSLPLVGLTAFIMGLVLTMQLRPSLVDYGVESQLPVMVGLAIVREIGPVITALIFAGKIGSSIGAELGSMKVTEQIDAMTVSGIKPFKYLVATRVLATTLMLPLLTILGDAISLFGAYLGVNIRSVTSFDLFFLQVFKSLDFSDVLPAIIKTLFFGFAVGIVGCYKGFNSTKGTQGVGISANSAVVLSSVMIFIIDLLAVQITELLGLN; the protein is encoded by the coding sequence ATGTCATTAGTCATTCGCTTCAAAAACTTTCTGGATGAAACCGGGAATATAGCACGTTTCACAGGACGTTTCTTTTCGGTAGGAATAAAACCCAGATATGAGAATAAGGAGTTTTTTAATCAATGTTATACCATTGGCTACCGTTCCTTACCCTTAGTCGGGCTCACTGCCTTTATTATGGGGCTGGTACTTACTATGCAGTTAAGGCCATCCCTGGTGGATTATGGAGTTGAATCACAGTTACCAGTGATGGTTGGTTTAGCAATTGTCAGGGAAATTGGGCCGGTTATTACGGCTTTGATTTTTGCCGGGAAGATTGGTAGTAGTATTGGAGCTGAGCTTGGTTCGATGAAAGTGACTGAGCAGATTGACGCCATGACTGTTAGTGGGATTAAACCTTTTAAATACCTGGTTGCTACACGGGTTTTAGCTACTACATTAATGCTGCCACTTCTAACCATTCTTGGGGATGCCATTTCTTTATTCGGTGCATATCTGGGTGTAAATATTAGATCAGTAACCAGTTTTGATCTGTTCTTTCTACAGGTTTTTAAAAGCCTGGATTTCAGTGATGTGTTACCAGCTATTATTAAAACTTTATTTTTTGGTTTTGCAGTAGGTATTGTCGGCTGTTATAAAGGTTTCAATTCAACAAAAGGTACGCAAGGAGTTGGAATCTCAGCAAATTCAGCGGTAGTTTTATCCTCTGTAATGATTTTTATCATTGACTTACTAGCTGTCCAAATCACCGAATTATTAGGGCTTAATTAA
- a CDS encoding universal stress protein → MEFHKILIAIDNNPSAELVALSGLQLAKQFNSEIALISIIDPESTADEDSPTTRELEDMMEHNLNRSQLNVIEKIFNGFPIKSFVEKGIPYKVILETADKWGADIIVMGTHGRKGLPHLLLGSVAEDVIRHSKKTLIVIPVSN, encoded by the coding sequence ATGGAATTTCATAAAATCCTAATCGCAATTGACAACAATCCAAGTGCTGAACTCGTTGCCCTCAGTGGCCTACAACTGGCTAAACAGTTCAATTCTGAAATCGCCCTGATCAGTATTATAGATCCAGAGAGCACAGCGGATGAGGATTCTCCTACAACCAGGGAGCTGGAGGACATGATGGAGCACAATCTAAACCGCAGCCAACTCAATGTAATTGAAAAGATATTCAATGGTTTTCCAATCAAAAGCTTCGTGGAAAAAGGCATTCCTTATAAAGTTATTTTAGAAACAGCCGATAAATGGGGAGCCGATATCATCGTTATGGGTACACATGGTAGAAAAGGATTACCCCATTTACTGCTGGGGAGTGTTGCCGAAGATGTGATCAGGCACTCCAAAAAAACACTAATTGTAATTCCGGTGAGTAATTAA
- a CDS encoding DUF6920 family protein, producing MESLRHTFLKAINSVGQQSAYAPSALLNDFNNLPELLQKFIHQSGYTGFEKIEFAHIKWNDTMLKLSPKAKWSPMRCYQVNFLSQPVRLVYMKISIFGLLPLEALDLYIDAHGRMSIKLIKIIPISNTTGKEIDASELVTILAETMIIPHYAMQKYITWEVIDASSIKGTINYNGISVSGIFHFNQNGECTRFVTQDRYFTKKNNKYQKTSWTATANDYMLKDGIRFPTKFSAIWNTDNSDYEYFKGTIKSIEFNKTELSGI from the coding sequence ATGGAAAGCCTAAGACACACATTTTTAAAAGCAATCAATTCAGTAGGCCAGCAATCTGCATATGCGCCCTCTGCCCTTTTAAACGATTTTAATAATTTGCCAGAATTGCTGCAAAAATTCATCCATCAATCTGGCTATACTGGATTTGAAAAGATCGAATTTGCTCATATTAAATGGAACGACACCATGCTCAAACTTAGCCCTAAGGCAAAATGGAGTCCTATGCGTTGCTACCAGGTGAATTTTCTGTCGCAACCTGTAAGATTAGTCTACATGAAGATCAGCATTTTTGGATTACTTCCACTGGAAGCCCTTGATCTTTACATAGACGCACATGGTCGTATGTCAATTAAACTGATAAAAATAATTCCCATCAGTAACACTACAGGGAAAGAAATAGATGCATCAGAACTAGTTACAATCCTTGCCGAAACGATGATTATTCCGCACTATGCTATGCAAAAATACATTACATGGGAAGTTATTGATGCTTCAAGTATAAAAGGAACAATCAATTACAACGGTATTTCAGTAAGCGGAATTTTTCACTTCAATCAAAATGGTGAATGTACACGATTTGTCACACAAGACAGATATTTCACAAAAAAAAACAATAAATATCAAAAAACCAGCTGGACGGCAACTGCCAATGATTATATGCTAAAAGATGGTATCAGATTTCCTACTAAATTCAGTGCGATCTGGAATACAGACAATAGCGATTATGAATACTTTAAAGGCACTATCAAATCTATTGAATTTAATAAAACTGAACTTTCAGGCATCTAA
- a CDS encoding BON domain-containing protein, with protein MKTDEEIRNEVILAMQGEPILNQTELNIVVKDGIVTMMGTVNSSSKKFSAWRIASGIQNVRAVELAIIVLPALNVNKEDDIKRFF; from the coding sequence ATGAAAACTGATGAAGAAATTAGAAACGAGGTAATACTCGCCATGCAAGGCGAGCCTATTCTAAATCAAACTGAGCTAAATATTGTGGTTAAGGATGGGATTGTGACTATGATGGGCACTGTAAATTCTTCATCAAAAAAATTTTCCGCATGGCGAATAGCCTCTGGCATTCAAAATGTCCGTGCAGTTGAATTAGCGATCATTGTTCTTCCAGCACTAAACGTTAACAAAGAAGATGATATAAAAAGATTTTTCTAA
- a CDS encoding universal stress protein, giving the protein MKTLLLLTDFSTDGNHAAEYGYNLAKVLNADVVICNAVTIPAQLAEVGDIDWPLNGYDGVIDDSDEELKKLKKHFEHTDHSSGFHPQISTMNQAGRLADVVENVMNSCNADMMVMGTHRKGISHFLLDNNCRNMINSTTCPLLLIPPHTPFRDFGKIAFATNFEHPQQDVEDICNLISLASVFGSDILMTHVHIALTQSVDHQLIANELLTGIIQKANYPNIFYRSVENEDTRTGLDLFFDDEQIGLLVMVHRPHDFIDVILRGSRTQKMAARITIPLLVLPDGNKS; this is encoded by the coding sequence ATGAAGACACTACTTTTATTGACCGATTTTTCAACCGATGGAAACCATGCGGCTGAATACGGTTATAACCTTGCAAAGGTTTTAAATGCCGATGTGGTTATATGCAATGCCGTTACCATTCCTGCCCAGCTTGCTGAGGTCGGAGACATCGACTGGCCATTAAATGGATATGATGGCGTTATTGACGATAGTGATGAGGAACTAAAAAAGCTAAAGAAACATTTTGAACATACTGATCATAGCTCAGGTTTTCACCCGCAGATCAGCACCATGAATCAAGCGGGGAGACTCGCTGACGTGGTGGAGAATGTAATGAATAGTTGTAATGCAGACATGATGGTAATGGGTACCCACCGAAAAGGAATTTCTCATTTTTTGTTAGATAATAATTGTAGAAATATGATTAATTCAACAACTTGTCCACTGCTCCTGATTCCTCCTCATACACCTTTCCGGGATTTCGGAAAAATAGCTTTCGCTACAAATTTTGAACATCCACAGCAAGATGTTGAGGATATTTGTAATCTAATATCGCTGGCAAGTGTATTTGGTTCAGATATTTTGATGACCCATGTCCATATTGCGCTTACTCAAAGTGTAGATCATCAACTTATAGCAAATGAATTGCTCACTGGCATAATCCAGAAAGCCAATTATCCAAATATTTTCTATAGATCTGTTGAAAACGAAGATACCAGAACAGGCCTCGATCTATTCTTTGACGATGAGCAAATTGGCTTATTGGTTATGGTACATCGTCCACACGATTTTATAGATGTTATTTTGAGAGGTAGTCGTACGCAGAAAATGGCAGCAAGAATTACTATTCCATTACTTGTTCTACCAGATGGCAACAAATCATAG
- a CDS encoding cation-translocating P-type ATPase → MELVDIKGLSTQEVITARKLHGSNSFNHKEQNGFLNALKGVLKEPMVILLLVASAIYFINGNVGDGVFLAIAIVLIALISLYQDSRSRNALAQLKKLTEPDCKVIRDGQVQEVKSEDLVVGDYLMIEEGTFIAADGIIEQSNDFSVNESILTGESMPVYKDHTQVDNCVYSGTTVSGGLAIVKVTAIGNETKLGEIGKSLEQIKEEKTPLELQIGNFVEKMVLAGAVVFAIVWAINFYNSGNAIDSLMKALTIAMSVLPEEIPVAFSTFMALGAWRLMKMGIVVKQMKTVETLGSATVICTDKTGTITENKMTLVGLYASQEQKISSPDGELSLEEKLLIRTAMWASEPIPFDPMEVALHEAYVKTSTLDERPQFKMRHEYPFSGKPPMMTHIFQNELGDRVVAAKGAPEALLNVSDLDVEQRKGIEDAIKALANNGYRILGVGEAAFAGEHFPEQQQDFSFKFKGLVAFYDPPKKNIQSVFEGFYAAGIDVKIVTGDNAATTCAIARQVGFRGADNSISGDELMALTASELKQRVMDTSIFTRMFPEAKLKIINALKENNEIVAMTGDGVNDGPALKAAHIGIAMGKKGTEIAKQAASLVLADDDLQKMVIAVGMGRRIYANLKKAIQYIISIHIPIILTVFVPLALGWIYPNIFSPVHIIFLELIMGPTCSIIYENEPMEKNTMLQKPRPFTSTFFNSKELLTSLIQGLMIAVGTLFTYQYAVYFDLGENTTRTMVFMVLIAANIFLTLINRSFYYSIIATLKYKNNLVLGIIMVTIAICGLLIYNKFLSNFFEFHALTLTQIGLSIGIGFLSVIWFELIKCWKRKNYVVFTPNK, encoded by the coding sequence ATGGAATTAGTAGATATAAAAGGTTTAAGCACACAAGAAGTGATCACTGCACGCAAGTTGCATGGAAGTAATTCATTTAATCATAAAGAGCAGAATGGTTTTTTGAATGCTTTAAAAGGGGTGTTGAAAGAACCAATGGTCATTTTATTGCTTGTGGCATCCGCCATTTATTTTATCAATGGAAATGTTGGTGATGGGGTTTTTCTGGCGATTGCCATAGTTTTAATCGCATTAATTTCATTGTACCAGGACTCAAGAAGTCGAAATGCCTTAGCACAGCTCAAAAAATTAACAGAGCCAGATTGTAAAGTGATCAGAGATGGACAGGTTCAGGAAGTTAAAAGTGAAGATCTGGTGGTAGGGGATTATCTGATGATTGAGGAAGGTACATTCATAGCAGCAGATGGGATTATTGAGCAGTCTAATGATTTTTCTGTCAATGAATCAATCCTTACCGGTGAATCTATGCCTGTTTATAAGGACCATACTCAGGTAGATAATTGCGTATACTCAGGGACCACTGTATCAGGCGGCCTGGCTATCGTCAAAGTAACTGCAATTGGAAATGAAACCAAATTGGGGGAAATTGGTAAAAGTCTTGAACAAATTAAGGAAGAGAAAACCCCACTGGAACTGCAGATCGGCAATTTTGTAGAAAAAATGGTTCTTGCAGGTGCTGTTGTTTTTGCTATAGTCTGGGCAATAAATTTTTATAATTCCGGAAATGCAATTGATAGTTTGATGAAGGCATTAACCATTGCTATGAGTGTGCTACCCGAAGAAATTCCGGTAGCTTTCAGCACTTTTATGGCCCTTGGCGCCTGGAGATTAATGAAAATGGGGATTGTCGTGAAACAAATGAAAACAGTGGAAACACTGGGCAGTGCTACGGTGATCTGTACAGATAAAACAGGAACCATAACAGAAAATAAGATGACCCTGGTAGGGCTTTATGCAAGCCAGGAGCAAAAGATCTCAAGTCCTGATGGCGAACTTAGTTTAGAAGAGAAATTGCTGATTAGAACAGCAATGTGGGCGAGTGAACCGATTCCATTTGATCCTATGGAGGTCGCCTTACATGAGGCCTATGTAAAAACTTCAACTTTGGATGAAAGGCCTCAATTTAAAATGAGGCATGAGTATCCCTTTAGCGGAAAGCCTCCAATGATGACCCATATTTTTCAAAATGAGCTTGGGGATCGGGTGGTGGCTGCAAAAGGAGCCCCCGAAGCCTTATTAAATGTATCTGATTTAGATGTTGAGCAGCGGAAGGGGATTGAAGATGCCATCAAAGCATTAGCCAATAATGGTTATCGCATATTGGGCGTTGGAGAAGCCGCTTTTGCAGGCGAGCATTTTCCAGAGCAACAACAGGATTTTAGCTTTAAATTTAAAGGACTTGTTGCTTTTTATGATCCACCAAAGAAAAACATTCAGTCCGTTTTTGAGGGGTTTTATGCTGCCGGGATAGACGTGAAGATTGTAACCGGTGATAATGCAGCTACAACCTGTGCAATTGCCCGTCAGGTAGGTTTTCGGGGGGCTGATAATAGCATAAGTGGGGACGAACTAATGGCATTGACAGCTAGTGAATTAAAACAAAGGGTAATGGATACCTCTATTTTTACAAGGATGTTTCCCGAAGCTAAACTTAAGATCATCAATGCACTTAAAGAAAACAATGAAATTGTTGCGATGACTGGAGATGGGGTAAATGATGGACCTGCACTTAAGGCTGCCCATATTGGGATAGCTATGGGAAAAAAGGGAACTGAAATTGCTAAACAGGCCGCATCACTTGTATTGGCCGATGATGACCTTCAAAAAATGGTTATTGCCGTTGGGATGGGCAGGCGAATCTATGCAAATCTCAAAAAAGCAATACAGTACATCATATCAATCCATATTCCTATTATTCTTACCGTGTTTGTTCCTTTAGCGCTAGGCTGGATTTATCCAAATATCTTTTCTCCTGTACATATCATTTTTTTAGAGCTCATCATGGGGCCAACCTGTTCAATTATCTATGAAAATGAGCCGATGGAGAAAAACACCATGTTACAAAAACCCAGGCCCTTTACCAGTACTTTTTTTAATAGTAAAGAATTATTGACCAGTTTGATACAGGGGCTGATGATTGCAGTTGGAACCTTATTTACATACCAATATGCAGTTTACTTTGATTTGGGTGAAAATACAACAAGGACTATGGTTTTTATGGTGTTAATTGCAGCAAATATCTTTTTAACCTTAATCAATCGCTCATTTTATTACAGCATCATAGCTACATTGAAATATAAAAATAATTTGGTTCTTGGAATTATTATGGTAACCATCGCTATTTGTGGCTTGTTGATCTACAATAAGTTCTTATCAAACTTCTTTGAATTCCATGCCCTTACTTTGACGCAAATAGGGTTAAGTATAGGTATTGGATTCCTTAGCGTAATTTGGTTTGAGCTTATTAAATGTTGGAAAAGGAAAAACTATGTTGTTTTTACCCCAAACAAATAA
- a CDS encoding DUF1003 domain-containing protein has product MKMKLNEQVSSDENEFLNKLHKIVAETIKEEDLILNNLLHPAKDVLSGGQKLSDQVARFGGSWRFIIFFGIILTLWIIYNVTAMGSKAFDPYPFILMNLILSCIAALQAPIIMMSQNRKEEKDRMRSENDYLINLKAEMGIRSLHQKMDLLLGEQIKRLYDLQAIQIKKLDEVVNKLDVNQRLH; this is encoded by the coding sequence ATGAAAATGAAATTAAATGAGCAGGTGTCATCGGATGAGAATGAGTTTTTGAATAAGCTTCATAAAATTGTAGCTGAAACCATTAAAGAAGAAGATCTTATCCTGAATAACCTACTACATCCGGCAAAAGATGTGCTTTCAGGAGGTCAAAAGCTTTCCGATCAGGTAGCCCGATTTGGCGGTAGCTGGAGGTTCATTATTTTTTTTGGAATTATCTTGACGCTTTGGATTATTTATAATGTTACAGCTATGGGTAGCAAAGCTTTTGATCCTTATCCATTTATCCTAATGAATCTGATTCTTTCTTGCATTGCTGCCTTACAGGCACCAATCATTATGATGAGTCAAAACCGTAAGGAAGAGAAAGACCGGATGAGAAGTGAGAACGATTACTTGATTAATCTTAAAGCTGAAATGGGTATTCGCAGTTTACACCAGAAAATGGATTTATTACTTGGCGAGCAGATTAAACGATTGTATGATCTTCAGGCCATCCAAATCAAAAAGTTGGATGAAGTAGTGAACAAGTTAGATGTAAATCAACGGCTTCATTGA
- a CDS encoding ABC transporter ATP-binding protein has protein sequence MEVATNEQVIVIKDLVKAFGDKKILDGFNLTVEKGSNVVILGKSGSGKSVLIKCIIGLLQSDSGSIHVFKENISQMTEDELDQARSKIGFLFQSNALYDSMTIRENLEFPLLRHWVDISKEEVERLVKEALENVDLLHTIDMMPSELSGGMLKRVALARTMILRPEVILYDEPTTGLDPVTSREIENLILKLQKKNHTSSIIISHDMNCVKNTADLVVLLLEGKCYIKGTFEELKQSTDENIKQFFE, from the coding sequence ATGGAAGTAGCAACGAACGAACAGGTAATCGTCATTAAAGATCTAGTTAAGGCTTTTGGAGACAAAAAAATATTAGATGGATTTAATCTGACGGTAGAAAAAGGCAGTAATGTGGTGATATTGGGAAAATCGGGCTCAGGTAAATCTGTACTGATCAAATGCATCATTGGCTTATTACAATCTGATAGTGGAAGTATTCATGTCTTTAAGGAAAATATATCCCAGATGACTGAAGATGAACTGGATCAGGCCAGGTCCAAAATCGGGTTTCTGTTTCAAAGCAATGCGCTTTATGATTCGATGACTATCCGCGAAAATTTGGAATTCCCCTTACTCAGGCACTGGGTTGACATCAGTAAAGAAGAAGTCGAAAGACTGGTGAAGGAGGCATTGGAAAATGTAGATCTGCTACACACTATAGATATGATGCCATCTGAGTTATCAGGGGGAATGCTTAAGCGTGTTGCCCTCGCTAGAACGATGATCTTACGACCAGAAGTCATTCTTTATGATGAGCCAACAACAGGCCTGGATCCGGTTACCTCAAGGGAAATAGAAAATCTTATCCTTAAACTCCAAAAGAAGAACCATACCTCTTCCATCATCATCTCGCACGATATGAACTGCGTAAAAAACACGGCAGATCTGGTTGTACTCCTATTGGAAGGTAAATGTTACATCAAAGGAACATTTGAGGAATTGAAGCAATCGACTGATGAAAACATTAAACAATTTTTCGAATAA
- a CDS encoding universal stress protein → MEATDQTKTILVLTDFTNSALNAADYALFLASQLKTKILLYHSYYIPATESECLQITNYGLLAETSKSNLEKEMNRLNISLKAYGSNFKPQIDYLSEGGSFTDNVCSIIDERKNILMLVMSGFKAHNDDILFGTEITAVVSKARCPVVIVPEVEFLRA, encoded by the coding sequence ATGGAAGCCACCGATCAAACAAAAACTATACTTGTACTAACCGATTTTACAAATAGTGCTTTAAATGCTGCAGATTACGCCTTGTTTCTAGCCAGCCAATTAAAGACAAAAATATTATTATATCACTCCTACTACATCCCAGCCACTGAATCCGAATGTTTGCAAATCACAAATTATGGACTATTGGCCGAAACCAGCAAATCAAATCTGGAAAAAGAGATGAACCGTTTAAACATCTCCTTAAAAGCATATGGAAGTAATTTCAAACCTCAAATTGATTACTTGAGTGAAGGTGGAAGTTTTACGGACAATGTTTGCAGTATTATAGATGAAAGAAAAAACATTCTAATGCTTGTAATGAGTGGATTTAAAGCACACAACGATGATATCCTTTTTGGAACAGAAATCACCGCAGTAGTAAGTAAGGCCAGATGTCCTGTGGTTATCGTACCGGAAGTAGAATTTCTCAGGGCGTAA
- a CDS encoding MlaD family protein: MGNQKVNNIKLGAFVLSGLVLMIFAFFIIGKNNNIFGNDFKLKVRFSNLNGLTKGNNVLFSGLQAGTVKEIELINDSTIEVIMQINSKVKSFIHKNAVAAVGTEGLMGNKVVNISPVKGTSQKVEEGDLLQAKNMANMDEIIEKLAQTNNNVANISEVLKGTVLRIDSSAILKLINDESIGISLKSSLENIYKMTLNANKMTIGLNHLVNDIRKGKGTAGLLLTDTLMAGTLKDAVVQIRAASVNANSMTIQLNTMVKDLNHDLTNGKGTVNTLLKDSLMAKNISLTMENLQKGTDGFNQNMEALKHNFLFRGYFRKLDLQKKKEQEEMLKAAQQR, translated from the coding sequence ATGGGAAATCAAAAAGTAAATAATATCAAACTCGGTGCATTTGTGTTGTCAGGATTAGTACTGATGATATTCGCATTTTTTATCATTGGAAAGAACAACAATATATTCGGGAATGACTTCAAACTGAAGGTCCGGTTCTCCAATTTAAATGGATTAACAAAAGGCAACAATGTACTCTTCTCCGGCTTGCAGGCCGGGACTGTTAAAGAAATTGAACTAATCAACGACAGTACCATTGAGGTCATCATGCAGATCAATAGCAAAGTAAAATCATTTATTCATAAGAATGCGGTAGCAGCTGTCGGAACTGAAGGGCTCATGGGTAATAAAGTCGTTAATATCAGTCCGGTTAAAGGAACGAGTCAAAAGGTCGAAGAAGGTGATTTGTTGCAGGCAAAAAATATGGCTAACATGGATGAAATTATTGAAAAATTAGCGCAGACCAATAACAATGTAGCCAATATATCAGAAGTTTTAAAAGGCACGGTTCTGCGAATAGACAGCAGTGCAATTTTAAAATTAATCAACGATGAATCCATAGGCATCAGTTTGAAGTCATCCCTGGAAAACATCTACAAAATGACCTTAAACGCCAATAAAATGACAATAGGACTAAACCATCTGGTAAACGACATCAGAAAAGGCAAGGGAACTGCCGGTCTTTTACTGACCGATACTTTAATGGCCGGTACACTTAAGGATGCGGTTGTACAAATCAGGGCTGCTAGTGTCAATGCTAACAGCATGACCATACAACTGAACACAATGGTAAAAGACTTGAATCATGACCTGACCAATGGAAAAGGGACTGTTAACACCCTATTGAAAGACTCTTTAATGGCCAAAAATATAAGCCTTACCATGGAAAATCTTCAAAAAGGAACAGATGGATTCAATCAGAACATGGAAGCGTTAAAACATAACTTTCTATTCAGGGGATATTTTAGAAAACTTGACCTACAAAAGAAAAAAGAACAGGAGGAAATGCTAAAAGCTGCTCAGCAAAGATAA
- a CDS encoding universal stress protein has protein sequence MKTILVTTDFSAPSQTAAHYAMYLANAMKAHLILCHAIQIPPMATVASQVSDPLNNYSVIHDEAVEQIEFQALGLREQKEDDGLITPVDCLVARGSVTDVVNDVVKNREISLVVMGMFGAGAINRFILGSNSQNLIDNRAGFPVLLVPFKKFPESIHKIAFASDLSDGDIELIHSLVSFARPFNAEILIVHISGANVDQIQIGNFLNEVMGKVNYHKIYYRHVEDKDINRGLSWIAKNGFIDVFAMVHRKKSFPDNLFSSSQTQKLSRSIDIPLLVFSENERPVF, from the coding sequence ATGAAAACAATATTAGTAACTACCGATTTTTCTGCACCATCGCAAACTGCGGCTCATTACGCCATGTATCTGGCAAATGCGATGAAAGCACATCTCATTTTGTGCCACGCAATTCAAATTCCGCCTATGGCCACTGTTGCCTCACAAGTATCAGATCCCTTGAATAATTATTCTGTTATTCATGATGAAGCTGTTGAACAAATTGAATTTCAAGCCCTGGGTTTAAGGGAGCAGAAGGAAGACGATGGCCTAATCACCCCCGTTGACTGCCTTGTCGCTCGTGGTTCGGTAACTGATGTGGTGAATGATGTAGTCAAAAATAGGGAGATCAGCTTAGTGGTGATGGGGATGTTTGGTGCAGGAGCTATCAACAGATTTATTCTAGGGAGCAATAGTCAGAATTTGATTGATAATAGGGCAGGGTTTCCAGTACTGTTGGTTCCTTTTAAAAAGTTTCCAGAATCAATTCATAAGATTGCTTTTGCAAGCGACTTAAGTGATGGTGATATCGAACTGATCCATTCACTAGTCAGCTTTGCGCGCCCCTTTAATGCAGAAATTCTGATCGTTCATATTAGCGGAGCAAACGTTGATCAAATTCAAATAGGCAACTTTTTAAATGAAGTGATGGGAAAGGTTAACTATCATAAAATATACTACCGTCATGTTGAGGATAAGGATATCAATAGGGGGCTAAGCTGGATTGCCAAGAATGGATTTATTGATGTGTTCGCCATGGTCCATCGTAAAAAGAGCTTTCCTGATAACCTATTTAGCAGCAGTCAAACACAAAAGCTCTCCAGGAGCATCGACATTCCACTACTTGTTTTTTCTGAAAATGAGCGTCCGGTATTTTAG
- a CDS encoding LOG family protein — MIKGFRALHFIGPCVTVFGSARFKEDHPYYELTRKAGAAFAHLGFTILTGGGPGLMEAANRRAKEAGGRSDGCNMS; from the coding sequence ATGATTAAGGGATTCCGTGCACTTCATTTCATCGGCCCCTGCGTCACAGTATTTGGTTCTGCCCGCTTTAAAGAAGATCATCCCTACTATGAACTTACCAGAAAGGCGGGTGCAGCATTTGCGCATTTGGGGTTTACCATTCTTACCGGTGGTGGCCCGGGATTAATGGAAGCAGCTAATCGTAGGGCCAAAGAGGCTGGCGGTCGTTCTGATGGCTGTAATATGAGCTGA